The genome window TTGGTGGCAGTTCTGGCTCTGATCTTCCTGATTATAGCCTGGTTTTACCCCAGCCGCATCCTGACTTTTGCAGCGGTGGAAGCGGTGGTGATGTTTCTGGCTCTGATTGTGTATATTCGGCTGGCCCTGGTGCAGGCTGTTCCCGGCGCCGGATATCTTTCCGCAGGTACCGCCTTCACATTGGCCGCAGCAGCCCTACTGCTAAAAAAAGTGCAACTTACACTCGTCTGGACATTCGACGGTAACGGCGTCTACCACTTAGTCCAAATGGTGGGGGTGTTATTCTTTTACCTTGGTCTGAGCCTGCGGGCGTAAAGAGGTTACGGACCCACAGCGGCTGACGATCCTATTCGGTAGTCAGGGATTTCCAATTCCGATCAATACTGCCAGCGGCTACCGTGATCAGGTTCTTTGGTTTGATATACTTCTGGACGGCCGCATTGACCTCTTCCAGCTTCAGAGCGTTGATCTCTTCCACATACTCATCAATGTAGGTGATTTCTTTTCCACGCTCGAGGATGTCCAGAATGGTGGAGGCCATGCCAGAGGTCGTAACCAGGCTGACTTTATAATTGCCTATAAGGGTGGTTTTTTTTACCGACAATTCTTCGGTAGTTACCCCCTTCTCCACCCACTTTCCCAGCTGCTTATAGACAGAGGCCTTGCCTTTCTTCAACAGATTAGGAGCGAAGGTACCGTAGATTGACCAGTAGCCATCCTTTCCGTCGCTGGCACCACCGACAGCAGACCCGATACCGTATGTGAGGCCCTCCTCGTCCCGGACAGCAGCCATGAGGCGGGCTGAGAAATTACCTCCCAAGATAAAGGTGCCCATGCTGAGAGGCAGATAATCGAAATGCTCTCGATCAATACCTACTGCGAGGCCCTGGATCAGGTCAACACTGTATTTGTCTTTCATGGTCACAACCTCTTCCCGGGGCGCCAGGTCACGGTAACCACGGCGTCCATCAAGGGATGGGGGAGCGAGATCGACCTTCTGCCAGTCCCCAAAGCACTGCTCCAGGCTCTTTTCCAGAACCGCTCGGTCCACGTCACCGGTGGCGACAATAATCAAGTTTCCCAACCCGTAAAGCCGCTGGTGGAATGCCCGCAGGCCTGACGGTGAGATACTCTCGATATCAGCGATTTGCTTGTCCAGCGGCGGGATGTAGTTGGGGTGGTCATGGGGATACACTAATTGACTGAACTTCAGGCGTGCCCAGAAATCAGTTGTCTCGCTCTGGCGCTTGAGATTTCCCACCAGCCGTTTCTGCA of Candidatus Neomarinimicrobiota bacterium contains these proteins:
- a CDS encoding M16 family metallopeptidase; this translates as GPRFYRSDKSSMSPIVPSGVDSPAETTAGIGLAARITDANLLEGLRLVTMPMGVAEVVTIYGSFYGGDVFSPRANEATADIASSMLDQGTKKRDKFTLSELLESVGARISFNSDDYRVTFSARCLRDDVPLVVELLAEQLREPAFNKRDLVSLQKRLVGNLKRQSETTDFWARLKFSQLVYPHDHPNYIPPLDKQIADIESISPSGLRAFHQRLYGLGNLIIVATGDVDRAVLEKSLEQCFGDWQKVDLAPPSLDGRRGYRDLAPREEVVTMKDKYSVDLIQGLAVGIDREHFDYLPLSMGTFILGGNFSARLMAAVRDEEGLTYGIGSAVGGASDGKDGYWSIYGTFAPNLLKKGKASVYKQLGKWVEKGVTTEELSVKKTTLIGNYKVSLVTTSGMASTILDILERGKEITYIDEYVEEINALKLEEVNAAVQKYIKPKNLITVAAGSIDRNWKSLTTE